The proteins below are encoded in one region of Candidatus Ozemobacteraceae bacterium:
- a CDS encoding GspE/PulE family protein, whose translation MKQIGSYLVDAALITHEQLQRGLAVSEKQKIRLGAALIDMGFITEDDLQTALSSQFGIPRIDADELVVDPTVLHEIPAQLARQLNVIPLHIKSGALVVATSDPLNISILADLESKIKRRIVLVIASTHQIKHAISRYYAGRERLDESINQVQLIENETSIDELEAADAQIQSAPIVKFVNQILQGAVREHASDIHVERDNLEFHIRYRIDGMLKTMFRPKQHLHQLIVSRIKVMARLDVSEHRIPQDGRIMMTMDNQPVDFRVAICPCIDGENAVIRVLNRDNQAMDLTHLGFSPAGLEKLESLISRNFGLVLIAGQTGSGKTTTLYAILQKLNEERKKIITLEDPVEKRLPLLNQIQINPKVDLTFATGLRSILRMDPDIILIGEIRDGETANLAVNAAMTGHLVFSTIHCGIAAEVPVRLTEIGVEPYLAANVLLGTIAQRLVRLNCPNCLVEEELSEQIRKRFDPDFQSYRGKGCAACAGIGYRGRGCIEEVMPVTDEIRKLMLARATTRQLEEQAVKNGMVPLLESGISKIRHKQTSFMELARVL comes from the coding sequence ATGAAGCAAATCGGTAGTTATCTGGTAGATGCAGCTCTCATCACGCATGAGCAGTTGCAACGAGGGCTTGCTGTCAGCGAGAAGCAGAAGATCAGGCTCGGCGCAGCCCTCATCGACATGGGCTTCATAACCGAAGACGATCTTCAGACGGCGCTGTCGAGTCAGTTCGGAATACCTAGAATCGACGCCGACGAACTGGTCGTCGATCCGACGGTTCTTCACGAGATTCCGGCCCAGCTTGCCCGACAACTCAACGTGATTCCCCTGCACATCAAATCGGGGGCGCTCGTGGTCGCGACATCGGATCCTCTCAACATCAGCATTCTTGCTGACCTCGAAAGCAAGATCAAGCGGCGCATCGTGTTGGTCATAGCCTCCACCCACCAGATCAAACACGCCATTTCCCGCTACTACGCCGGTCGGGAGAGACTCGACGAGAGCATCAATCAGGTTCAGCTCATCGAAAACGAAACGTCAATCGACGAATTGGAAGCGGCCGATGCACAGATTCAAAGTGCCCCGATCGTGAAGTTCGTGAATCAGATCCTCCAGGGGGCGGTTAGAGAGCATGCTTCTGATATTCATGTCGAGCGCGACAATCTCGAGTTTCATATCCGGTATCGCATCGATGGCATGCTGAAAACGATGTTCCGACCCAAGCAGCATCTCCATCAGCTGATCGTATCGCGCATCAAGGTGATGGCACGACTTGACGTCAGCGAACATCGGATTCCCCAGGATGGTCGGATCATGATGACGATGGATAACCAGCCAGTCGACTTTCGCGTGGCTATCTGTCCGTGCATTGACGGTGAGAATGCCGTCATCAGGGTTCTGAATCGTGACAATCAAGCCATGGATCTCACCCATCTTGGTTTCAGCCCGGCCGGTCTGGAAAAACTTGAATCACTCATCTCGCGCAATTTCGGGTTGGTTCTCATTGCCGGACAAACCGGCTCCGGAAAAACGACGACGCTGTATGCGATTCTGCAAAAGCTGAATGAAGAGCGGAAGAAGATCATCACCCTCGAAGATCCCGTTGAAAAGAGACTTCCGCTGCTCAATCAGATTCAGATCAATCCCAAAGTCGATCTCACGTTTGCAACCGGCCTTCGCTCCATCCTCCGAATGGATCCGGACATCATTCTCATCGGCGAGATCCGGGACGGCGAAACCGCCAATCTCGCGGTGAATGCCGCGATGACGGGCCACCTGGTCTTTTCGACGATTCACTGCGGCATCGCCGCCGAAGTGCCCGTGCGCCTGACCGAGATCGGCGTCGAACCGTATCTCGCCGCGAACGTCCTCCTCGGCACCATCGCCCAGCGTCTCGTACGCTTGAACTGCCCGAATTGTCTCGTCGAAGAAGAGCTGTCAGAGCAGATTCGCAAGCGCTTCGACCCCGACTTCCAGAGCTACCGGGGAAAAGGCTGCGCCGCGTGTGCCGGCATCGGATATCGCGGTCGGGGCTGTATCGAGGAAGTGATGCCGGTAACCGACGAGATCAGGAAATTGATGCTTGCCCGTGCGACAACCCGTCAACTCGAGGAACAGGCCGTCAAAAACGGAATGGTTCCGTTGCTGGAATCGGGCATTTCCAAAATTCGTCATAAGCAAACCAGCTTCATGGAGCTGGCCAGAGTCCTTTGA
- a CDS encoding prepilin-type N-terminal cleavage/methylation domain-containing protein — protein MVVKSFSRGFSLAEILVAIPLVAVISMSLAYFGSIYSFSNSQTIGRFRCQIAVHNLLTLVQAASDTAALTVVSRHIQGGGTAGPLLTSSPAHPDGSSALTVSSSVSSVTGYGMTFGGSPAMPFHVAVTDETTGARSEIITYVTTH, from the coding sequence ATGGTTGTGAAATCATTTTCCAGAGGGTTTTCTCTTGCCGAGATCCTCGTGGCGATCCCCTTAGTCGCGGTGATCTCCATGAGCCTCGCCTACTTCGGTTCAATCTACTCGTTTTCCAATTCTCAGACCATCGGCAGGTTCCGCTGTCAGATCGCCGTTCACAATCTCCTGACGCTGGTCCAGGCGGCAAGCGATACCGCCGCCCTGACCGTCGTGAGCCGCCATATTCAGGGGGGCGGCACCGCAGGCCCGCTTCTGACCTCATCACCCGCCCATCCTGACGGCTCCTCGGCACTCACGGTGTCTTCGAGCGTTTCCTCAGTGACCGGATACGGCATGACGTTCGGCGGATCTCCCGCCATGCCGTTTCATGTCGCCGTAACCGATGAGACAACCGGAGCGCGCTCTGAAATCATCACCTATGTCACAACCCACTGA
- a CDS encoding type II secretion system protein, with product MKRTGPSGFSLWELLLTCAVAIVAAPLVLPLFFVDSHAASDETASRIILGAIQQTRSAGLAGRVVGGRISFTSATSTFTMQSDQQALPSGYVIKSISLDGTQISAIEAGFDPLGNISFTPYGNQAVLTLARADGTEIRTITLEGKGIPIPQPTAGTAETGGSSGGGGGRGCRWL from the coding sequence ATGAAGCGAACCGGGCCTTCAGGCTTTTCCCTATGGGAGCTTCTGCTCACCTGTGCCGTTGCGATCGTTGCGGCTCCCCTCGTCCTACCGCTCTTCTTCGTGGATTCGCATGCGGCATCAGACGAAACCGCCAGTCGGATCATCCTCGGAGCCATACAGCAAACACGCAGTGCCGGCCTTGCAGGCAGGGTCGTCGGAGGGCGAATTTCGTTTACCAGCGCGACGTCGACGTTTACGATGCAGTCCGACCAGCAGGCTCTTCCGTCCGGTTATGTGATCAAATCGATATCTCTCGACGGCACTCAGATTTCGGCCATAGAGGCCGGGTTCGATCCGCTCGGAAACATCTCTTTCACCCCATACGGGAACCAAGCGGTCCTGACGCTCGCAAGAGCCGACGGCACAGAAATCCGGACGATCACCCTCGAAGGCAAAGGAATCCCAATTCCGCAACCGACTGCCGGAACTGCCGAAACCGGCGGTTCTTCGGGCGGCGGCGGCGGACGAGGGTGCAGATGGTTGTGA
- a CDS encoding type II secretion system F family protein, translating into MAIYEFQAKDSEGKTVSGTLTSSDDSAAMAELTSRGLWVASLVETSSATSLSSEIRLFSFVSAETLNTFLLQLSIMIKCGVSLAEALQSLEQTETSTVFKQALSDVRLDVAAGKSFSEALSRHPEIFDRFMIAMVRIGETGGVLEEVLAKLASTSKRRLSLRNQILGSLAYPMLLLCVATLVVTVLVVFAVPKFAVLFESAKVELPVTTRALIAGSKLIEEHIRLVGGLFAAAVVGGILTLFNSTVQCHLGEAAMLLPVLRQVVQKYHVVLISEPLSMLLAAGVPLRELLIAIENTIEMTTPKSVVIKMREHIERGASLQQALEQNPIFPPMAVKLVETGERTGALDKMFKEIAEFYDDQLQTAMKSALSLLEPLLILGVAVIVGFIMLSVFVPIYQMSFMIKKA; encoded by the coding sequence ATGGCTATATACGAGTTTCAGGCAAAAGACAGCGAAGGCAAGACCGTCAGCGGAACACTTACTTCGAGCGATGATTCCGCCGCCATGGCCGAACTCACGTCACGAGGGCTGTGGGTCGCCTCGCTTGTCGAAACGTCGAGCGCCACCTCCCTCAGTTCCGAGATTCGATTGTTCTCGTTCGTTTCCGCGGAAACGCTCAATACATTTCTTCTGCAACTTTCGATCATGATCAAGTGCGGCGTGAGCCTTGCCGAAGCCCTGCAATCGCTGGAACAAACCGAAACCAGCACGGTATTCAAGCAGGCGCTTTCGGACGTCAGGCTCGATGTGGCCGCCGGCAAATCATTTTCGGAAGCCCTTTCCCGGCATCCGGAAATCTTCGACAGATTCATGATTGCCATGGTCCGAATCGGTGAAACTGGTGGCGTTCTCGAAGAGGTTCTCGCCAAACTGGCATCGACGAGCAAGCGTCGCCTTTCCCTGAGAAACCAGATCCTGGGATCGCTTGCCTATCCCATGCTCCTTCTCTGCGTCGCGACGCTGGTCGTCACGGTCCTGGTCGTTTTCGCCGTCCCCAAGTTCGCCGTATTGTTCGAGTCCGCGAAAGTCGAGCTTCCCGTCACGACCAGGGCCCTTATCGCCGGAAGCAAGCTGATCGAGGAACACATCAGATTGGTCGGCGGGCTGTTCGCCGCCGCCGTCGTCGGCGGCATTCTGACGCTGTTCAATTCGACCGTTCAATGTCACCTCGGGGAAGCAGCCATGCTTCTCCCCGTTCTGAGGCAGGTCGTGCAGAAATACCATGTGGTGTTGATTTCCGAGCCGCTTTCCATGCTGCTTGCCGCCGGAGTTCCGTTGCGCGAACTTCTGATAGCAATCGAGAACACGATCGAGATGACGACCCCCAAATCAGTCGTGATCAAGATGCGTGAGCACATCGAACGGGGAGCAAGCCTCCAGCAAGCGCTCGAACAAAATCCGATCTTTCCTCCGATGGCCGTCAAGCTCGTGGAGACCGGCGAACGCACCGGAGCTCTCGACAAAATGTTCAAGGAAATCGCCGAGTTCTATGACGATCAGCTGCAGACAGCCATGAAATCGGCTCTCAGCCTTCTCGAACCGCTCTTGATCCTCGGCGTTGCCGTCATCGTCGGTTTCATCATGCTATCCGTCTTCGTGCCCATCTACCAGATGAGCTTCATGATCAAAAAGGCCTGA